The Haloferax volcanii DS2 DNA segment CGGCTAACCGCCCCGTCTTTTTCGGTCGTTCGACCCCGCGCCGTTTCTCTTCTCACCAGGGGGTGGTCCGGCCGACGCCTTCGGCGACGAGCGCCGCGGCGGCGACGTGAGCGTACGCACACCAGCCGAGCGCCAGGAGGGCGGCGACGCTCCGCGAAATCGTCGCCGCGAGCGCGCTCCACGCGAGGACGACGAGGACGGCCGCGCCCACCCACGCGAAGAAGTACGTCCCCGAGGCCGCCCCGCGAAGGGCGTCTCGCCGGAGCCCCGCGCGGAGTCCCTCGTGAACGCTCACGGCGGTCGCGGCCGGAAAGAGATACGCGCAGACGACCGTGACGAGCAGCGCGACGGTCGCGAGCATCGCCGTCGTCACGCCGGTCAGCACGGCCGGAATCGAGCCGGTCGCGGTCACGTAGCCGACGGCGACGACGGTGACCGCGGCCGGGAAGAGGTAGACGGAGGCGACGCCGACCACTCGCCCGGCGAGTCTGAGCGTCTCGGTCGTCGCCAGCGGGGGAAAGCCGTCGCCGGCGAGCACGCCGCCGACGAGGCCGAGGAAGACGACGAGGGGGACGACCGCGGCGAGCGCCGGGGCCAGAAACGTGAGGTCTGGCCAGAGTCGCGCTGCGAGTCGGAGGAGCGTCCCACCGACCAGCAGCGCGACGAGACACGTCGCGGTGCCGTCCACTCGCGCCCGGTCCGCGAACGGGTACCGGAGGGCGTCGACGAACACGTCACTCACTCCGCGCGCGGTCGGTGACGCCGCGCGCCGGCAAGTCGTCGGCCGGGCTGAGCACAGGTCGGAACACGGCTATTCGCTCGACGGCACCGCGCAAAAGGGTGTTGATCGCACGCCTGAGCGCATCCGACGCCGTCGCGCTCACGATGCGCGACGAGGGCGGAACGGTCCCGCGAGACTGGGACTCCGTTCGCGGTGACCGCGCCAGCGTGCGAGTGCGCCCCCCTTCTGACAGGCTCCCACGAGGCAGCTCCCGGCCGACGGACAGTATCGTAATGAATATGATAGTTACTGCGACACGGTCGCCACCTCACGGTCGCCACGACCGAGTCCGTGCTGCCACTTCACACGCTTCAGTCGCCGTTTTAGAAGCGATAATCCGATATCGACAAACGTGATTTTAGGCCACACGAAAAATTGTTCGTTCTCGGATAAGTATTAAGTGCTCGCAGTCCCAACTACCAGTCGAGATGAGCACACAGAAGTCAGTCCTCAAGGAAGCAGGCAGCGTCGGCGACAACCCGGTTCGACTCGACACCGAGAAAGCCGAGCAGATTATCGAAGCGCTGAACACCGACCTCGCGGACGCGTACGTCCTCTACCACCAGCTCCACAAGCACCACTGGAACGTCGAAGGTGCCGAGCACCTCCGCATCCACGAGTTCCTCCAGGAGGCCTACGAGGAAGTCGAGGAGGCCGCCGACGAAATCGCGGAGCGCCTCCAGTCCATCGGCGGCGTCCCCCACGCCAGCATGCCCGCGCTGAGCGAGGCCGCGACGGTCGAGCCCGAAGACGAGGACGTCTACGACATCCGCACCTCGCTGTCGAACGACCTCGAAATGTACGGCGACATCATCGAGAGCTACCGCGAACACATCGAACTCGCCGCGGGTCTCGGGGACCACACGACGGCGCACATGCTCCGCGAGCAACTCATCGAAATCGAAGAACACGCCCACGTCATCGACCACTACCTCGAAGACGACACGCTCGTTCAGTAAGCGCCGCCGCCGACGCGTCGGAGGACGCCGTTTTCGTTCCGACGTTCGACGCTTTTTCCCGCGACGCGTAGCTCCCGTACTCGTCGCGCTCGCGTCCCGAGCGCGCCCGTTCGAACGGGTACTATCGCGTCACGTCGATAGTCACGTCGCTCGAAATCCAGCCGTCGCTGTTGCCCGACTCCATGAACACCGACTTCCCCGGTCCACCCTTGCAGACGGATATCTCGGGGGAGTCGGGTCGGTCGGGCTCCGACACGGATTCAGAGTTCGACTGCGTACCAGCGGCCATTGCGACGCTTTAGGGGGGCCTAAAACAAAAAGGGTACGGTTCCGTCGCGGCAAATTAGTGCCATTTGTTGACAAGCATCAAGGATCGTTCGGATTTACGCCGATGCGTTCAGCTCGCGGGGTTGTCCGGGGACGACGTCGATTCCGACCCAGCCGCCTGACGCGCTCCGTCGCGGTCGCCGTCGCCGCGAAGCAGCGTCGCCGAGAGGCGCTCGGCGACCGTCGGGCTGACGTTTCCGACTAGTTGCATCGCCTCGCCTTCGTGGTCGTTGACGCCGAGCACGTCCCGGCAGAACCGCGAGAGGATTTGGTAGGTGTCGTAGAGGTCCGCGGCGGCGTCGCGCCCCTCCGCAGTGAGCGTCGCGCCCTCGTAGGGCTCGTAGTCCACGAGTCCCTTGGCATCGAGGTTCTGGAGGCGCTCTGTCGCCGCGGGCGGCGAGCGGTCGAGCGCGTCTGCGACGTACCCCGGCGAAATCGGTGACTCCTCGTCGTCCTCCCGCTCGGCGATGTACAGCGTGAGGAGATACTGCGGCGCGCCGATCATACGCGGCGGACGAGGTGGTCGCGCACGGCTCGCTGACAGTCCGCGCAGCTGTCGTCCACGCGGGTCGCGGCCGCCAAGACCGGGTAGTCGGTCGCGCGGTCCTCGTAGAGGTACGTCGCGAGAAATCGGTGGTCAACTTCGACCGCCGCGGTGTGGTGGGTCGCCCCGTTGAGGTGTCGCTGTCGCTCGCGGACCAGTCGGTCGCACGCCTCGCGGTGGCCGGCGAGCGTCTCGTGACGCCGCCGGAGGGCGTCGAACCCCAGCTCCGAAAGCGGCGTCTCGTCCGCCCGTGCCACCCAGTCTTCGCACTCGTCCAGCACGGCGAGCGCCGCCCGAAGCGACCGCTCTTCGCCGTCGAGCGCCCGGCACATCCCGTCGAGACCTCGCTGTCGCTCCGTCGCCGCCGACACGACCGCCTCTTTGGCCGCCGGCGTGAACCGGCTCCCGGCGTCCGGGGAGAGCGCCGTCGCGACCTCCGGGCCGAACTCCTCGCGTATCGTCACCGCGAGCGGTTCGGACTCGCTCACGTCGGAGACGCTGTGCGGGCGTATCGTCTCCGCGAACAGCTCGCGGACCCGCCGTCGACCCTCGTCGGCGGCGTCGTCTCGTCGGGTCGCCGCTGCCACCGACGCGGTCCCGCACGCGGTCGCCCGGGTGGTCCCGGCCGGGGGGCGCGCCGACTGCGCGGCGAGCTTTCGCACGCGGCGTTCGAACCGCTCGACGGCCCGTCGCTTCGCCAGCACCTGTTCGCGCTCGCTCGCGACGCGGTCAAGCGCGTCTCGGACGTCCGCGGCGCAGTCAGCAACCACGTCTGCACCTCCGAACATCCGGCGCGTCCGACCGCGACAGTACACTCGGACCGGCGGGTTCGACGCCGAGGCAATCGCGCATGGTCAACACTCACCCGCGACGGTTCCGCCGCCGCACGCGAGCGCGCCGTGTCGGTTCGGTCTCGACGACCGGTGCGACTCCTTGTCGGCCATACCATTTAGGCCAACCTAAAACAACATAGTGTCTTCGGTTTTTAGGGCATCCTAAACAGAGCTCGCACGGCGGTCGCGCGGTCACTCTTCGGGCCCGTCCGGTCGGTTCCCTTCGGGACGCCCCACCCGAGTTCGGTGAGCGACGCCACGCAGACCGCCGCAACGACGACGTGCATCAGCATCAACACGAGGACGCCCGGCACGGTCGCTCCGGGGTCGACGTACAGGAGCCCGATGTCGGGGA contains these protein-coding regions:
- the dpsA gene encoding DNA starvation/stationary phase protection protein DpsA; protein product: MSTQKSVLKEAGSVGDNPVRLDTEKAEQIIEALNTDLADAYVLYHQLHKHHWNVEGAEHLRIHEFLQEAYEEVEEAADEIAERLQSIGGVPHASMPALSEAATVEPEDEDVYDIRTSLSNDLEMYGDIIESYREHIELAAGLGDHTTAHMLREQLIEIEEHAHVIDHYLEDDTLVQ
- a CDS encoding metal-dependent transcriptional regulator — its product is MIGAPQYLLTLYIAEREDDEESPISPGYVADALDRSPPAATERLQNLDAKGLVDYEPYEGATLTAEGRDAAADLYDTYQILSRFCRDVLGVNDHEGEAMQLVGNVSPTVAERLSATLLRGDGDRDGARQAAGSESTSSPDNPAS
- a CDS encoding DUF7260 family protein, which gives rise to MFGGADVVADCAADVRDALDRVASEREQVLAKRRAVERFERRVRKLAAQSARPPAGTTRATACGTASVAAATRRDDAADEGRRRVRELFAETIRPHSVSDVSESEPLAVTIREEFGPEVATALSPDAGSRFTPAAKEAVVSAATERQRGLDGMCRALDGEERSLRAALAVLDECEDWVARADETPLSELGFDALRRRHETLAGHREACDRLVRERQRHLNGATHHTAAVEVDHRFLATYLYEDRATDYPVLAAATRVDDSCADCQRAVRDHLVRRV